The Sporosarcina ureae genome includes a region encoding these proteins:
- a CDS encoding malate synthase — protein sequence MNLINEEITHNVFGEGNIVEHEESFITVDFNKNLKRFVYPDAFENFITLNNRSMAESLEKVFVERKAEEKILEKKRKEEKAIQVLEQQRREILKNHKIHESSQIVFWLDQERQSDVFTDWEVSTGSIQSGKNKGLPNPVTRLRPNSAGVLTVRTPDQKETERTIRGLFMVDDTFTGSISEDGLVPTHPKYRIQLTEEEAEKMLFWNYYKNKNYPDRTSWNSGTFRYFDNIWTAQILQDIIALKADEEQIKEAEEFMDYFCKLNAIDINNIPEAEGALR from the coding sequence GTGAACTTAATTAATGAAGAAATTACTCATAACGTGTTTGGTGAAGGTAATATTGTTGAACACGAGGAGTCATTCATCACGGTTGATTTCAATAAAAACCTTAAAAGGTTTGTCTATCCCGATGCATTTGAGAACTTTATTACGTTAAACAATCGGAGCATGGCAGAGTCTTTAGAAAAGGTTTTTGTGGAAAGAAAAGCAGAAGAGAAAATTCTGGAAAAGAAGCGGAAAGAAGAAAAGGCTATCCAGGTGTTAGAACAGCAACGTAGAGAAATATTAAAAAACCATAAAATTCACGAAAGTTCACAGATTGTTTTCTGGTTAGATCAGGAAAGACAGTCAGATGTGTTTACTGATTGGGAAGTATCGACTGGAAGCATTCAAAGCGGGAAGAATAAAGGTTTACCTAACCCAGTAACTCGTTTGCGTCCAAACAGTGCAGGTGTTTTAACAGTAAGAACTCCTGATCAAAAAGAAACCGAAAGAACGATTCGAGGTCTCTTTATGGTTGATGATACATTTACTGGAAGCATTAGCGAGGATGGATTGGTTCCTACCCACCCTAAATACAGAATTCAACTTACAGAAGAAGAAGCTGAGAAAATGCTTTTCTGGAATTACTATAAAAACAAAAACTATCCAGACCGTACTTCATGGAATTCGGGTACATTCCGTTACTTTGATAACATTTGGACTGCTCAAATTTTACAAGATATCATCGCTTTAAAGGCTGATGAAGAACAGATCAAAGAAGCGGAAGAATTCATGGACTATTTCTGTAAATTGAATGCGATTGATATAAATAATATCCCGGAAGCAGAAGGCGCGTTACGTTAA
- a CDS encoding GntP family permease, translated as MLGMIGLFGGLAILIFLTMKGMNLLIAAPITALFIAIMNGIPLFPQLVEEGAVNFLTNYMGGFTGFIASWYLMFLTGAIFGKVMEDSGGADSISQWIVSKIGMKRAALAVVIACAVLTYGGVSLFVVAFSVYPMALSLFKQADLPRRFIPAALAFGSTTFTMTSAGSPEIQNWIPIEFLGTSPYAGWEVSIFAAIFMFLFGYWWLKRMISKAVAKGERFVARDTDKEVDRQRSLPNPILSMIPLVVVLGITLLLHNYLGTSALIISLTGGILATFILNKKYFQNFGHAVGEGAMGAVIAIANTAAVVGFGGVVKATPAFDAAVSVMTDIPGSPLIGGALAVAVIAGLTGSSSGGQAIALPLLAPHYLDLGVDPEALHRTVAISSGSLDSLPQGGYVVTTIRSIAGETHKDAYPAFGALSVVVPILGAAVAVILFSIGL; from the coding sequence ATGTTAGGGATGATCGGCCTTTTTGGGGGACTTGCGATCTTAATCTTTTTGACAATGAAGGGAATGAACCTTCTCATTGCGGCGCCCATTACCGCATTATTTATAGCGATTATGAATGGCATCCCGCTTTTCCCACAGTTAGTAGAAGAAGGCGCAGTGAACTTCTTAACTAACTATATGGGTGGATTTACAGGATTTATCGCCTCTTGGTATTTAATGTTCTTAACGGGAGCGATATTCGGTAAGGTGATGGAAGACAGTGGCGGTGCGGATAGTATTTCGCAATGGATTGTCAGTAAAATTGGTATGAAAAGAGCAGCCTTGGCGGTTGTCATCGCGTGTGCAGTGTTAACGTATGGCGGAGTAAGTTTGTTTGTAGTTGCGTTCTCGGTCTATCCGATGGCGTTAAGTCTATTCAAACAAGCTGACTTGCCAAGAAGATTCATTCCAGCTGCACTCGCATTTGGTTCTACAACATTTACAATGACGTCTGCAGGATCTCCTGAAATCCAAAACTGGATTCCGATTGAGTTTCTTGGAACGAGCCCGTATGCAGGATGGGAAGTCAGTATTTTCGCAGCCATCTTCATGTTCTTGTTCGGTTATTGGTGGCTGAAGCGGATGATTTCAAAAGCCGTAGCCAAAGGGGAAAGGTTTGTTGCAAGGGATACAGATAAGGAAGTAGATAGGCAAAGGTCTCTTCCAAATCCGATACTGAGCATGATTCCATTAGTAGTAGTTCTTGGCATCACGTTATTACTACACAACTATCTTGGAACTTCCGCATTAATTATTTCTTTAACCGGTGGTATATTGGCCACGTTTATTTTGAACAAAAAGTACTTTCAAAATTTTGGTCATGCAGTAGGAGAAGGTGCGATGGGCGCAGTCATTGCGATTGCCAATACAGCTGCGGTCGTTGGGTTTGGTGGAGTAGTAAAGGCGACACCGGCTTTTGATGCCGCAGTAAGTGTCATGACAGATATTCCAGGAAGCCCTCTGATCGGTGGAGCGCTAGCAGTAGCCGTTATCGCTGGTTTGACTGGATCATCTTCAGGTGGACAAGCCATCGCATTACCACTATTAGCACCACATTATTTGGACTTAGGTGTAGATCCAGAAGCACTGCATCGAACAGTAGCCATATCTTCAGGTTCGTTGGATTCACTTCCTCAAGGAGGATATGTTGTCACAACGATCCGATCTATTGCTGGTGAAACGCATAAAGATGCGTATCCGGCATTTGGAGCATTGTCTGTTGTCGTGCCTATACTAGGCGCAGCGGTAGCAGTCATTCTGTTTTCGATTGGACTATAA
- the hisD gene encoding histidinol dehydrogenase — MVKVIKAGKSQEEVAANDTKVSEIVSGALQDIETRGDQAVRELSEKFDKWTPESFRLSESEIKEIVAQVPDSVIEDIKFAQTNIKAFAEAQLASLHDVEVENIPGVVLGHKNIPVNSVGCYIPGGRYPMVASAHMSVLTAKVAGVKRVIACTPPINGEIPKATIAAMYLAGADEIYLLGGIQAMGAMAIGTETIESVDMIVGPGNAFVAEAKRQLYGRVGIDLFAGPTETLVVADHTADAEMIAIDLLGQGEHGPTSPGALITTSEELAYETIKEIVRQLETLPTADVASVSWEDYGQILVVDSIEEARIEADRLAFEHVEILTENPDYFLEHMTNYGCLFLGPETNVAYGDKVIGTNHTLPTKGAARYTGGLWVGKFIKTVTYQKVTPEASAYIGEYAARLCLLENFEGHARQAQLRVDRYGKK; from the coding sequence ATGGTAAAAGTAATTAAAGCAGGTAAATCACAAGAAGAAGTAGCAGCAAACGACACGAAGGTATCCGAAATTGTTTCTGGTGCATTACAAGATATAGAAACTCGTGGAGATCAAGCAGTCCGTGAACTTTCCGAGAAATTCGATAAGTGGACTCCAGAATCCTTCAGACTTAGTGAATCAGAAATAAAAGAAATTGTGGCGCAAGTGCCAGATAGTGTCATCGAAGACATTAAATTTGCACAGACGAATATTAAAGCGTTTGCAGAAGCGCAGCTTGCTTCATTGCACGATGTAGAAGTAGAAAATATTCCTGGTGTAGTTCTTGGACATAAAAATATCCCCGTAAACAGCGTAGGTTGTTACATCCCAGGTGGGCGCTATCCGATGGTAGCATCTGCGCATATGAGTGTGTTGACTGCAAAGGTTGCAGGAGTGAAACGGGTTATTGCCTGCACACCACCCATCAACGGTGAAATTCCGAAAGCGACTATTGCAGCAATGTATTTAGCAGGAGCAGATGAAATTTATTTACTTGGCGGCATTCAGGCGATGGGGGCAATGGCTATCGGAACAGAAACCATTGAATCGGTCGATATGATTGTCGGACCTGGTAATGCATTTGTTGCCGAAGCGAAGCGTCAATTGTACGGCCGTGTAGGAATTGATTTATTTGCTGGTCCGACAGAGACATTAGTTGTAGCAGACCATACAGCAGATGCGGAAATGATCGCAATTGATCTTCTTGGACAAGGAGAGCATGGACCGACATCCCCTGGAGCGTTGATTACGACTTCTGAAGAACTTGCGTACGAAACCATTAAAGAAATCGTACGTCAGTTGGAAACACTTCCAACAGCGGACGTAGCCAGTGTGTCATGGGAAGATTATGGTCAAATTTTAGTCGTGGATTCAATTGAAGAGGCACGAATTGAAGCGGACCGTTTAGCATTCGAACACGTGGAGATTTTAACAGAGAATCCTGATTACTTCCTCGAACACATGACAAACTACGGCTGCCTGTTCTTGGGGCCAGAGACGAATGTTGCTTACGGAGATAAAGTAATTGGTACAAACCATACATTGCCCACTAAGGGAGCAGCTCGTTACACAGGTGGATTATGGGTCGGTAAATTCATTAAAACGGTTACTTATCAGAAAGTTACTCCTGAAGCCTCTGCATATATCGGTGAGTACGCAGCGCGACTTTGTCTACTAGAGAACTTTGAAGGGCATGCTCGACAAGCACAACTTCGAGTAGATCGATATGGCAAAAAGTAA
- a CDS encoding LacI family DNA-binding transcriptional regulator: MRETVTAMDVAKLAGVSQSSVSRVYFEGASVSDKTRKRVLEAAAELGYRPNVYARSLITNQTEIIGLVMKSVQNPFYAHVLNRFSSIFKQQGYSILFVSTTNDEIQDEDVETLLNYHVAGVIVTDATISEKVGNEFKKNHIPLVFFNRKPHTDVFHSVSCNNLEAGRSIAHFLVSSGSTELVLVTGNEDTSTSIERKKGFCEVLDQQNITYRTYNSNYTYEGGYDTAIALLKENQLPSAIFVANDIMALGVLDALRKYEIRIPEHTRVVGFDNIGMASWPAYDLTTWEQPIEEMIEATVTYLMEEMTSYTGFVQTIEVDGKLMERETT, from the coding sequence ATGAGAGAAACTGTAACAGCGATGGATGTCGCTAAGTTGGCAGGCGTTTCACAATCGTCTGTTTCACGGGTATATTTTGAGGGTGCATCTGTTTCCGATAAGACAAGGAAACGGGTTCTTGAGGCAGCGGCAGAGCTCGGCTATCGTCCCAATGTATACGCGAGAAGTTTAATCACAAACCAAACTGAAATTATTGGCCTTGTAATGAAGAGTGTTCAGAATCCATTTTACGCACACGTATTGAACCGATTTAGTTCGATTTTCAAACAGCAAGGGTATAGTATTTTATTTGTCTCAACTACTAATGATGAGATACAAGACGAGGATGTTGAAACATTACTGAATTATCATGTGGCGGGCGTAATTGTGACTGATGCTACGATTTCTGAAAAAGTTGGAAATGAGTTCAAAAAGAATCACATACCTTTAGTCTTCTTTAATAGAAAGCCTCATACGGACGTGTTTCATTCAGTAAGTTGCAATAATTTAGAAGCAGGACGCTCTATTGCGCACTTTTTAGTATCTTCAGGATCTACGGAACTAGTATTGGTCACCGGGAACGAAGATACCTCTACAAGTATCGAACGTAAAAAAGGTTTTTGTGAAGTACTCGATCAGCAAAACATTACGTATCGTACGTACAATTCAAACTATACGTATGAAGGTGGGTACGACACAGCCATCGCATTGCTTAAAGAAAATCAATTACCATCTGCAATTTTTGTGGCGAACGATATCATGGCACTTGGAGTATTAGATGCTCTCCGTAAGTATGAAATTCGCATACCCGAACATACTAGGGTTGTTGGATTTGATAACATCGGCATGGCTTCTTGGCCTGCTTACGATTTGACGACATGGGAGCAACCAATCGAAGAAATGATTGAGGCAACAGTAACGTATTTGATGGAAGAAATGACATCTTATACAGGATTTGTTCAAACTATTGAAGTGGACGGGAAATTGATGGAAAGAGAAACAACATAA
- the queF gene encoding preQ(1) synthase translates to MPIKGEHNLTLLGNQHTKYNYEYDPDVLETFENQHQNNDYFVKFNIPEFTSLCPITGQPDFATIYISYIPDVKMVESKSLKLYMFSFRNHPGFHEDCANLIMKDLIKLMEPRYIEVWAKFTPRGGISIDPYCNYGKPGTYFEQMAKERLFQHDVYPEKIDNR, encoded by the coding sequence ATGCCGATAAAAGGTGAACATAATCTTACTTTACTTGGAAATCAACATACAAAATATAACTACGAATATGATCCGGACGTTTTAGAAACATTTGAGAATCAACATCAAAACAATGATTACTTTGTTAAATTTAATATTCCTGAATTCACAAGCCTCTGTCCAATCACTGGACAACCGGACTTTGCTACGATATATATATCATATATTCCTGATGTGAAAATGGTAGAAAGTAAATCATTGAAACTTTACATGTTCAGTTTCAGAAATCACCCAGGTTTTCATGAAGATTGTGCAAACCTTATTATGAAAGACTTAATTAAATTAATGGAGCCAAGATACATAGAAGTATGGGCCAAGTTCACTCCGCGCGGTGGAATCTCCATTGACCCGTATTGTAATTACGGAAAACCTGGAACGTATTTTGAACAAATGGCTAAAGAAAGACTTTTTCAACATGATGTATATCCCGAAAAGATAGACAATAGATAA
- a CDS encoding VUT family protein, with the protein MRITIYLLSIILANVITARFAPLELGPLIIPYGTLFIGLTLVMRDMVQNRFGRHRTYILIGVALLLSALTSYSLGDQLWVVFASTLSFIISETADTEIYTRFKLPFVKRVLFSGIVAGFLDSSLFVIIGIGPLGLKFVPWELVPYAILGQWVAKVLMQLIVAGGIRQVVMKLNIYEPNISEVH; encoded by the coding sequence ATCCGAATAACAATTTACTTATTATCCATCATACTTGCCAACGTAATTACAGCTCGATTTGCACCACTTGAACTCGGTCCGCTAATTATTCCATACGGTACCTTGTTCATTGGTTTAACACTTGTGATGAGAGATATGGTCCAAAATAGATTTGGAAGACATCGAACATACATATTAATTGGAGTCGCCCTATTATTATCAGCTCTTACAAGTTATTCTCTAGGGGATCAACTATGGGTTGTTTTTGCCAGCACGCTCAGTTTTATTATTTCGGAAACAGCAGATACTGAAATTTACACGCGCTTTAAATTACCTTTTGTAAAGAGAGTATTGTTTTCTGGTATTGTAGCTGGTTTTTTAGACTCTAGTTTGTTTGTAATTATCGGCATTGGTCCACTTGGGCTTAAATTTGTCCCGTGGGAGTTAGTTCCATATGCAATACTTGGGCAATGGGTAGCAAAAGTTTTGATGCAGTTAATCGTTGCAGGCGGAATTAGACAAGTCGTGATGAAACTAAATATATATGAACCAAACATTTCAGAAGTACATTAA